The sequence below is a genomic window from Lolium perenne isolate Kyuss_39 chromosome 7, Kyuss_2.0, whole genome shotgun sequence.
CCGACTCCCACACGGCACGAAGAGGGGGACGACCTCCTCATCACAGGGTGCGCCGGGAGCGAGCCCCCCGAaagatgacgaggaagaggaggcgacCTCGCCCCAGAGGGAAAAGGGCCCGTGAAGGGGGGCGATGAGCCGCGGTCCAAGCGGTTGCGTCAGACCATCCTCGAGGGCGCCACCGAGCTTCGGTGCCCCCTGAAGGACGCCCTCGAGGCCGGGGCTCGAGTCGGCCCGGGCGTAAAGGCGATTCCGACGGTGAAGTGAGTATCCATCCTTAACTCTTGCTCCGCCGTCTTAGCGAGTTGGCAAGGAGCTCACGTCGATCTCCTGCAGGTCGAAGAAGAAAGTCCTGTCGAGGCCCGCCCCGATCGGCGGGGTGGCGGCTACGAGGGCCGCCGAGGCGAAGAAGGCGGCCGAGCTGAAGATGGCCGCTGAGGCGAAGAAGATGGCGGCCGACCCCGCGAGCATGGCTTCGTCGCATGAAGAACCCGCCGCCGCGAGCAAGGCGGCGGGTGCAACCGCTAGCTCAGCTGGGCCAATCGCCGGGAGCACCCCCTCGGCGAGTGCGAGCAGCGGTGAGGTGGCGAAGGCGGGCGttgagtcgaccatggcgcggggtCCGGACGTCACTCCACCCGTGGCGGAGGAGGAGATGGCGGGTGCCGAGTCGGCGGCGGCTCGGAGCCCAGATGACGCACCGCCCGGAGCGGGGAAGGAGCAGGGCGCTGCGGAGGGGAGTGGCCTGTCGGTGAAGATGAGGGAGCGCCGGACTAAAGCCGCCAGGGATCATGCTCACCCCATCAGACCCGAGGCACCGGCCGAGGAGACGCCATTGACCGAGGCGATGGTGCAGGGGGGCGGGACGCACGAGTCGCGTCGGCCTCCGCTATCGTCTTTGTCCTTTACCGAGCTTCACGCAGCGCTCGGCGAAGTCCATGTGGTAAGCTCTTCTTATCTGTGGTCCGGTCTcccccccagtccccgagggtcgacttgggcTGAAGGGGCGAGTCAAGTCTCTTTTTTTTTGGATCCGGACTACTCTTTTTCCTGTTGCTTACAATCGCTCCCCTTTGTTCGTGCAGGCGGAGGTGAAGCGTCTGACGGCGCTCGTGGAGGAGGTGGCGAAGAAGAACCGCCAACTCATCGCCATTGGCAGTGAGTTTCTCTCCCCTTTTTTTGCACTTGTCTTCTTGTTTTCCGCGTGATGTTGAATTGATCTCATTAACATCCGCTTCATGTAGCAGAGGCGCAGGAGAGGGCGCTTGCCGAGGCCCGCGAAGGGTTCGTGAAGGAATCCTTCTATCGGGAGGCTGAATTCCGGGCGACCCAGGCTGAGGaggcgaagaagaaggcgaaggcAGATATCGCGGACCTTACAAAGGTCCTGGAGGACAAGAGTAAGGAGCTGGAGGACGTCATCGCCGAGTACAAGGGCAAGCTTGAGGCTGCAGTGGAGGACAGGGACACAGCCCGGGGCGCCGCGGCGGCGCTGCGGGAGGAGCTTGCGGCCCTGAAGCAGCAGCACGCTAAGGAGCTCGCCACGGAGAAGGTGACGTTGgagggtgttgtcttggcggtgcaaGCCGAAAAGACCAGCTTTGAGGCCTTCGTCCGCGAGATGTCGCGGCAGCTTCTTGGTAAGTTTTCCTCcttgttttcctttttttggtGGGAACTATGGCGTTGTTCGTGGAAGGGCCAGTCGCTGAACACGGCGAGTCCACTGGGGGGTgacccccgagcgtggcgagtccgtcTCGTGGGCCGGTCCCGCGCGTGGCGAATCCGTCTcgaggggccagtccccgagcgtggtgaATCCGTCTCGAGGGCCAGTCCCGAGCGTGATGAATCCGCCTCGGGGGCCAGGGCCACCGAGCGTGGTGAGTCCCCCTTTTTTTTGTACGACGTTGTTGTTGTTGACGTTGACCTCTTTTGTTTCCAGGCCAGTGTGAGCTCGTGGAGTCGGCGACCTCGCGGGAGTGCCTGGAGGCTGCGACAACGCGCATCATCGCCTGTGCTGGCGAGATTCTGGCGGCGCTCCAGTACCTTAGTCCGCGGGAGGTAATTCCTCGCGATGCGCCGTCGGTCTTCAAGGCCATCTCCGACATCCCGGCGGTGGTCGACTGGCTGCGCCGATCTTCTTGCCGGGTGGGCGTTACCATGGCGTTGAGCATGGTACTTGCCCACTACTCGGAGGGCTTCGACGTGAAGGAAGTGACGGCCGGCTTCCCATCGAAGACCGGCGAGTTTGATGTCGCCGAGGTGCTGCGGCTGATGGAGGCGGTGCGCCCTTATGCCGACCGAGTGCTGGCGACTGCGGACTTGGAGATGCACATCGTCAGCCAGTCTGCTCCTGAGGATGCGGAGAAGGAGGCGGGCCCGATGGACTTCCCCGCCGAGCGCCTGTTCCacgctgcggccaccaatgcctTGTCCACCTATCCGGTCGTCCGGTACACCCCTAAGTTCCGCCATGGGGAGGATGGAGCCGAGCCGGTGATAGAGGAGAACCCGGGGTCCTCCAAGTAGTTGGTCATTTGTACGAGGACGCCCTTCTGACCTGTATGAATTTTTTTATCCCTGCGAGCATGTGACTCGTGGGTGTTAGTTGTACATAAGTTATTTGCTTTTGGCGAACTGCTGTTTGTTGGCCTCTTTTTTTGTGATTGTGTGTTGCGAGCCGACCCTCCATGGCCAGAGGGGCCAGTCGCCATGCTTccccgatgaaggctatcgacttgactatttttcttgtcgagctgggcgtccccagtcgcagcACGTTGTAATTTTTAgtgcgaatagcagcctcatgggtggagggGTGGGTCATTTTGGTTTTTGCGCTGTTTCTTTTGAGTAGCGCGCCTCTCGTCGTGGCTCGGGGAGCCAGTCGctgggcgactccaaaggggttcTTGGTGTGGCGttgttccttggcgagccgcgggtccgttttgcggagtccctggtcgaagtacttagcctttcaagtcacctgcctaaggtagaggagggcattttGGCGTGCTGTATAGCGTAGCACTGTACGATTGCCAGGGCCCGGAGGGCTGGTCGGGCGGGCAACCCTGCTGGAGGATTCAGTCGCCGTTTTCGCTTGTCGGCGTAAGGGACATAGGGTTAGCCGGACCTGGTGTTGCGACTGGTTTGTGCCCGTTGTAACCTTGTTAGCCGAGCTACTTGGCTGATCTTGAATTTTCTCTGCCAGCAGCAGCAATCGAAGGTCTCCCAGTCTCGAGTCGCACGTTTGGCGACTGAGCTCATGTTTATGAGATGGGAGATAAGGTTGTGTGGCGAGTGACGGCGAAACAATCGACGAATGCGATTTTTGACGCGACGGGCTTTTTTATTTGATATTCAGGAGATCCTTTACATGCCTTTTCTAGGTGTAGAACTGACGAAGGAGGTtgatgttccaggggcgctcGACTTCCCTGGTGAGTGGCTCGCCTTTGTCATCCTTGCGAACGTCggtgaggtagtaggagtcgttgccgagtgcgcggctgacggcgaatggCCCTTCCCATGGGGGGAAagcttgtgcatgcctttcttgtcCTGTATTAGCCGCAGGACTAGGTCACCTTCTTGGAAGGAGCGGCCGAGGACGCGGCGACTGTGATAGCGGCGGAGGCCTTGCTGGTAGATGGCTGTCCTGGCGAGTGCGAGGTCGCGTGcctcgtcgaggagatcgacgtcatcttgtcgaaggcgttCACTTTCTTCTTCGACGTAGTTGGCGACTCGTGGCGAatcgtaggcgatgtccgtgggcatgaTAGCTTCGGCGCCGTACACGAGGAAGAAGGGCGTGAAGCCAGTCGACCTGTTGGCTGTTGTGCGAATGCCCCAGAGTACGGAAGGGAGTTCTTCTGCCCAGCATCCGGCTGCGCGCTCCAGAGGTACTACTAACCGTGGTTTGATTCCATGGAGGATGCTCTGGTTCGCTCTTTCTGCTTGCCCATTCGACTCGGGGTGTGCGACTGACGCGAGGTCGAGACGGATGCCCTTGTCTTCGCAGAAGTCAGCCATTTCCCCcttggcgaagttggtgccgttgtccgtgatgatgctgtgggggtagccgtagcGGTAGATCAGTTCGCGCAGGAATTTGGTGGCTGTTTTACCGTCGCACTTCTTGATGGGTttggcctccacccacttggtgaatttgtccacagCGACCAGGAGATGAGTGTATCCGCCGGGGGCTGTcttgaattttcccaccatgtccatgccccaaaCGGCGAACGGCCAGGTGAGGGGTATGGTCTTCAGCGCCGAGCCCGGCATGTGCGACTGACTTGCGTACCTCTGGCATCCAGCGCATGCGCGGACGAGGTCGACTGCGTCTTCGAgggctgttggccagtaaaaGCCGCGCGAGAAGGCTTTGGCGACGATCGAGCGCGctcctgcgtggtggccgcagtcgcctgcgtggatgtcgcgcaggaTTTTGCGTCCTTCATCGGCggtgacgcaccgctggaacactccAGGAACGCTGCGTTTGTAGAGTtcgttgttgatgatggtgaaggacttgcaaCGGCGTACGAGTGCGCGTGCTTCCGTTTCGTCCATCGGCAGTGCTTGGCGCTCGAGGTATCCTAGGTACGGTGCCGTCCAGTCGTCGGTGTCGGAGGCGAGAGCGACTAGAGCGGAGTCGAGTGTGGGTGGTTCGGCGATGTCGATCTCCCGTGGCGCGCGCACC
It includes:
- the LOC139833142 gene encoding uncharacterized protein, which produces MVVERQEEGKDQLTQRPVYYISEALIKSKQRYPHYQKLVYAVLRAQRRLAPYFHEHPIKVVASTPLADIILNRDATGRIAKWAVELGVHNITYESRHAIKSQALADFLADWEEAQQRNSPADLKHWTLHFDGSKNLEGAGAGVVLTSPKGDIVRYVLQLRFEPCTNNMAEYEALLHGMRVAKEMGATRLRCLGDSDLVASQTSGTCDATDANMITYKRAVDQAGASFAGHVVEWVDRRKNEEADALARLGSKRLPPPPGVFLDILSHSSVRAPREIDIAEPPTLDSALVALASDTDDWTAPYLGYLERQALPMDETEARALVRRCKSFTIINNELYKRSVPGVFQRCVTADEGRKILRDIHAGDCGHHAGARSIVAKAFSRGFYWPTALEDAVDLVRACAGCQRYASQSHMPGSALKTIPLTWPFAVWGMDMVGKFKTAPGGYTHLLVAVDKFTKWVEAKPIKKCDGKTATKFLRELIYRYGYPHSIITDNGTNFAKGEMADFCEDKGIRLDLASVAHPESNGQAERANQSILHGIKPRLVVPLERAAGCWAEELPSVLWGIRTTANRSTGFTPFFLVYGAEAIMPTDIAYDSPRVANYVEEESERLRQDDVDLLDEARDLALARTAIYQQGLRRYHSRRVLGRSFQEGDLVLRLIQDKKGMHKLSPHGKGHSPSAAHSATTPTTSPTFARMTKASHSPGKSSAPGTSTSFVSSTPRKGM